From the Musa acuminata AAA Group cultivar baxijiao chromosome BXJ3-7, Cavendish_Baxijiao_AAA, whole genome shotgun sequence genome, one window contains:
- the LOC103991488 gene encoding probable xyloglucan endotransglucosylase/hydrolase protein 27 isoform X1, with amino-acid sequence MMGSLVLCFFGFSLLFFLCFANAVTTVIDSLPTLSFEEGYTQLFGDGNLMLLRDGKRVHLSLDERTGAGFASQDLYLHGFFSASIKLPSDYTAGVVVAFYMSNGDAFEKTHDELDFEFLGNVRGREWRVQTNVYGNGSTAVGREERCDLWFDPTEDFHHYSILWNHDRIIFYVDDTPIREIVRTEAAGGVFPAKPMSLYATIWDGSNWATSGGRYKVKYKYAPYVAEFSELVLHGCAVDPIDHSSPCERPENARYDTLTMSSDQRARMTSFRRNHMQYLYCYDRDRYPTPPPECSIDESSKERQSYGLDGVRLGDSRRRHRRNQGERGRVVEADAFL; translated from the exons ATGATGGGTTCTTTGGTTCTCTGCTTCTTTGGTTTTTCTCTTCTGTTCTTCCTCTGCTTCGCCAATGCGGTCACTACGGTTATTGACAGCCTCCCAACTCTGTCCTTCGAGGAGGGATACACCCAGCTCTTCGGCGACGGCAACCTCATGCTCCTGCGCGACGGGAAGCGAGTCCACCTCTCCCTCGACGAGAGAACAG GTGCTGGATTCGCCTCTCAAGACCTCTACCTCCATGGCTTCTTCAGCGCTTCCATTAAGCTCCCTTCCGATTACACCGCTGGCGTCGTCGTCGCCTTCTAT ATGTCAAACGGCGATGCGTTTGAGAAGACCCATGATGAGTTGGACTTTGAGTTCCTGGGGAATGTAAGAGGCAGAGAGTGGAGGGTTCAGACCAATGTCTATGGAAATGGGAGCACTGCTGTTGGAAGGGAGGAGAGATGTGACCTCTGGTTCGACCCAACCGAAGATTTCCATCACTACTCCATCCTTTGGAACCATGACAGAATCAT ATTCTACGTTGATGACACTCCAATTAGAGAGATTGTGAGGACGGAGGCTGCGGGAGGGGTCTTCCCGGCCAAGCCGATGTCACTGTACGCCACCATATGGGACGGCTCCAACTGGGCCACCTCCGGCGGCCGCTACAAGGTCAAATACAAATACGCCCCTTATGTCGCCGAATTTTCGGAGCTCGTCCTCCATGGCTGTGCTGTCGATCCCATCGATCATTCTTCGCCTTGTGAGAGGCCGGAGAACGCTCGATACGATACACTGACGATGTCGTCGGATCAACGAGCACGGATGACGAGCTTCAGAAGGAACCACATGCAGTACTTGTATTGCTACGATCGTGATCGATACCCAACACCTCCGCCGGAATGCAGCATCGACGAGAGCAGCAAAGAAAGGCAATCTTACGGGCTGGACGGCGTCAGGTTGGGGGATAGCCGGCGGCGCCACAGGAGAAACCAAGGAGAACGTGGTCGAGTGGTCGAGGCGGATGCTTTCCTGTGA
- the LOC103991487 gene encoding non-functional NADPH-dependent codeinone reductase 2: MGVIPEVTLSSGHAMPLVGLGTASFPPATPEAFRTAMMDAIALGYRHFDTASLYGTEERLGEAVADAIGQGLVKREELFITSKLWCTDAHADRVVAALRQSLGALQLEYLDLYLVHWPISMKPSDTKFPINKDDFLPIDLKAVWEAMEECQRAGLTKSIGVSNFSCKKLERLLSTASIPPAVNQVEMNPIWQQNKLLDYAKNKGIKLCAYSPLGSTGTPWGTNEVMECDVLKQIALTKGKSVPQVSLKWLHQQGVGVIIKSFRKERLKENIDIFDWELTAEELQKISQIPQSRGPAGDGFVSANGPYKSLEELWDGEI, encoded by the exons ATGGGAGTGATACCGGAAGTGACGTTGAGCTCCGGCCACGCCATGCCACTCGTGGGCCTTGGCACGGCCTCGTTCCCGCCGGCGACTCCCGAAGCCTTCCGCACGGCGATGATGGACGCCATCGCCCTCGGCTACCGCCACTTCGACACCGCGTCGCTGTACGGGACGGAGGAACGCCTGGGCGAAGCGGTGGCCGACGCCATCGGGCAGGGCCTGGTCAAGCGAGAGGAGCTCTTCATCACGTCCAAGCTGTGGTGCACCGATGCCCACGCCGACCGCGTCGTCGCCGCCCTTCGACAGTCCCTTGG CGCTCTTCAACTAGAATATCTGGATCTGTATCTGGTGCATTGGCCCATAAGTATGAAGCCAAGTGATACAAAGTTCCCGATCAACAAAGATGACTTCCTTCCCATTGATCTGAAGGCGGTTTGGGAAGCCATGGAGGAGTGTCAGAGGGCAGGCCTCACGAAGTCGATTGGAGTGAGCAATTTCAGCTGTAAGAAGCTGGAACGACTTCTCTCTACTGCTTCGATCCCTCCGGCCGTCAATCAG GTGGAAATGAATCCCATTTGGCAACAGAACAAACTGTTGGACTATGCGAAGAACAAAGGTATCAAGCTTTGCGCATACTCTCCGTTGGGTTCGACTGGGACTCCATGGGGGACCAACGAAGTCATGGAATGTGATGTTCTCAAACAGATTGCACTGACCAAAGGGAAGTCCGTACCTCAG GTCTCGCTGAAGTGGCTACATCAACAAGGGGTGGGCGTGATTATTAAAAGCTTCCGAAAGGAGAGGTTGAAGGAAAACATCGACATATTTGACTGGGAATTAACAGCCGAAGAGTTGCAGAAGATTAGCCAAATTCCACAATCCAGAGGCCCTGCAGGAGACGGTTTTGTCTCTGCCAATGGCCCTTACAAGTCACTGGAAGAGTTATGGGATGGCGAGATATAA
- the LOC103991488 gene encoding probable xyloglucan endotransglucosylase/hydrolase protein 27 isoform X2 — MMGSLVLCFFGFSLLFFLCFANAVTTVIDSLPTLSFEEGYTQLFGDGNLMLLRDGKRVHLSLDERTDLYLHGFFSASIKLPSDYTAGVVVAFYMSNGDAFEKTHDELDFEFLGNVRGREWRVQTNVYGNGSTAVGREERCDLWFDPTEDFHHYSILWNHDRIIFYVDDTPIREIVRTEAAGGVFPAKPMSLYATIWDGSNWATSGGRYKVKYKYAPYVAEFSELVLHGCAVDPIDHSSPCERPENARYDTLTMSSDQRARMTSFRRNHMQYLYCYDRDRYPTPPPECSIDESSKERQSYGLDGVRLGDSRRRHRRNQGERGRVVEADAFL; from the exons ATGATGGGTTCTTTGGTTCTCTGCTTCTTTGGTTTTTCTCTTCTGTTCTTCCTCTGCTTCGCCAATGCGGTCACTACGGTTATTGACAGCCTCCCAACTCTGTCCTTCGAGGAGGGATACACCCAGCTCTTCGGCGACGGCAACCTCATGCTCCTGCGCGACGGGAAGCGAGTCCACCTCTCCCTCGACGAGAGAACAG ACCTCTACCTCCATGGCTTCTTCAGCGCTTCCATTAAGCTCCCTTCCGATTACACCGCTGGCGTCGTCGTCGCCTTCTAT ATGTCAAACGGCGATGCGTTTGAGAAGACCCATGATGAGTTGGACTTTGAGTTCCTGGGGAATGTAAGAGGCAGAGAGTGGAGGGTTCAGACCAATGTCTATGGAAATGGGAGCACTGCTGTTGGAAGGGAGGAGAGATGTGACCTCTGGTTCGACCCAACCGAAGATTTCCATCACTACTCCATCCTTTGGAACCATGACAGAATCAT ATTCTACGTTGATGACACTCCAATTAGAGAGATTGTGAGGACGGAGGCTGCGGGAGGGGTCTTCCCGGCCAAGCCGATGTCACTGTACGCCACCATATGGGACGGCTCCAACTGGGCCACCTCCGGCGGCCGCTACAAGGTCAAATACAAATACGCCCCTTATGTCGCCGAATTTTCGGAGCTCGTCCTCCATGGCTGTGCTGTCGATCCCATCGATCATTCTTCGCCTTGTGAGAGGCCGGAGAACGCTCGATACGATACACTGACGATGTCGTCGGATCAACGAGCACGGATGACGAGCTTCAGAAGGAACCACATGCAGTACTTGTATTGCTACGATCGTGATCGATACCCAACACCTCCGCCGGAATGCAGCATCGACGAGAGCAGCAAAGAAAGGCAATCTTACGGGCTGGACGGCGTCAGGTTGGGGGATAGCCGGCGGCGCCACAGGAGAAACCAAGGAGAACGTGGTCGAGTGGTCGAGGCGGATGCTTTCCTGTGA